A section of the Variovorax sp. PBS-H4 genome encodes:
- a CDS encoding GGDEF domain-containing protein — translation MAVLHTLGLIYGISVDAPVRELVGDAVAGGFILAGMGLSVMCRGSVRRWAVFFAMGAAALASLGFGTTLVAHLWALIELMAVAMIVRAFSPGPVGRLTAAALGVLTAALLTTAVTDVPELWQVTFPICVVASSEIFGALLSAVTRAALLDPLTGVYNRTGAVMSAATLLKRFQRSGKLTGVIILDIDNFKAINDTHGHRAGDKVLTQLTEQWTKLLPAESLLARLGGDEFLILTGATDLTQVRQLARHLTQRARYQVSYGVSLGEGSPSSLPDLQDIADQDLYHNKKNPPTANRPDLQNIPRNFPPE, via the coding sequence TTGGCTGTCCTGCACACCCTCGGCCTCATCTACGGAATCAGCGTTGATGCTCCCGTCCGGGAGCTGGTCGGGGATGCGGTGGCGGGTGGGTTCATCCTGGCCGGCATGGGGTTGTCGGTGATGTGTCGGGGATCGGTACGTCGGTGGGCGGTGTTCTTCGCCATGGGCGCGGCTGCACTCGCCTCGCTCGGGTTCGGGACCACACTGGTCGCTCATCTGTGGGCGCTCATCGAACTCATGGCCGTCGCCATGATCGTCCGCGCTTTCAGCCCCGGCCCGGTCGGCCGCCTGACCGCGGCGGCCCTGGGTGTGCTCACTGCGGCATTGCTGACCACGGCCGTGACGGACGTGCCGGAGTTGTGGCAGGTCACGTTCCCGATCTGTGTCGTCGCTTCCAGCGAAATCTTCGGAGCCCTACTGTCCGCGGTCACCAGAGCAGCACTGCTGGATCCGTTGACCGGGGTCTACAACCGCACCGGAGCGGTCATGTCCGCCGCCACCCTACTGAAACGATTCCAGCGGTCCGGCAAACTCACCGGGGTGATCATCCTGGACATCGACAACTTCAAAGCCATCAACGACACCCACGGACACCGCGCCGGCGACAAGGTCCTCACCCAGCTCACCGAACAGTGGACCAAGCTCCTACCAGCCGAATCACTCCTGGCCCGCCTGGGCGGAGATGAGTTCCTCATCCTCACCGGCGCCACGGACCTGACTCAAGTCCGGCAGCTCGCCCGCCACCTCACCCAACGCGCCCGGTACCAGGTCAGTTACGGCGTCTCTCTTGGCGAGGGCTCCCCCTCGTCACTGCCCGACCTTCAAGACATCGCCGATCAGGACCTTTATCACAATAAAAAGAACCCGCCTACCGCGAACCGGCCGGATCTGCAGAACATTCCCCGCAACTTTCCGCCGGAATAG
- a CDS encoding histone-like nucleoid-structuring protein Lsr2, whose translation MATHTSVQLIDDIDGSSEAAETIEFALDGAHFEIDLTQANADKLRKALTKYIDAGRRVKNTDRPTRRAVRGQGRSREEVAQIRAWAVDAGYQIADRGRLSQSVLEAYDAR comes from the coding sequence ATGGCTACCCACACCAGCGTTCAGCTGATCGACGACATCGACGGCTCCTCCGAAGCGGCAGAGACTATCGAGTTCGCATTGGACGGCGCCCACTTCGAAATCGACCTGACCCAAGCCAATGCCGACAAACTCCGCAAAGCCCTCACCAAGTACATCGACGCCGGCCGGCGGGTCAAGAACACCGACCGCCCCACCCGCCGGGCTGTCCGTGGGCAGGGACGCAGCCGCGAAGAAGTGGCCCAGATCCGGGCGTGGGCCGTTGATGCCGGCTACCAGATCGCCGACCGCGGCCGTCTGTCCCAAAGCGTCCTCGAGGCCTACGACGCTCGTTGA